In a genomic window of Sutcliffiella sp. FSL R7-0096:
- a CDS encoding MFS transporter, translating into MTSWKYPFLLIAGIGISYLGSWIYLIALNISILNMTGSAAAVAGLYIIRPIAILLTNTWAGSVIDRVNKRKLMIWVDVARGGLVFLIPFIDSLWVIYFLLLVINMVGAFFGPSSSVYITKLIPVNERKRFNSLLSMTSSGAFLLGPAIAGFLIMYVSTDVCILINAVTFLMCAFFIFLLPDVDEKTENVREPIRLQTLLGDWNVVKDFSKKARFFITVYLLFQSAMLIGFALDSQEVTFIKRVLSLSDRDYGLIVSLTGLGALGGAFVSALVAKKVSLKFYLGIGMLLTSVGYVAFYASYDFFTATASFVFLGFFMAFANAGYATFFQNSVPVHIMGRFASIAEMFQGMVQIALTLLLGFTAEVFSLQLVCLIFSSVSTVFASVLLIIIIRPSKASYFREEVSV; encoded by the coding sequence ATGACTTCTTGGAAATATCCCTTTCTACTGATTGCCGGAATAGGCATCTCTTATTTGGGGAGCTGGATTTACTTAATTGCATTAAATATATCCATACTAAATATGACAGGTTCTGCAGCGGCCGTTGCGGGATTATACATCATCAGGCCGATCGCCATTTTGTTGACCAATACATGGGCTGGCAGTGTCATAGATAGGGTGAACAAAAGGAAGCTGATGATTTGGGTGGATGTTGCCCGTGGGGGATTGGTGTTTCTCATTCCATTCATTGATTCTCTTTGGGTTATCTACTTTCTTTTGCTAGTTATCAATATGGTTGGGGCATTTTTCGGACCGAGTTCTTCTGTGTACATAACGAAACTTATTCCGGTCAACGAACGTAAAAGATTTAACTCATTATTAAGCATGACAAGCTCAGGTGCTTTTCTTTTGGGACCGGCCATTGCCGGGTTTCTCATCATGTATGTTAGTACAGATGTATGTATTTTGATCAACGCAGTAACGTTTTTAATGTGTGCTTTCTTCATTTTTCTTTTGCCGGATGTGGATGAGAAAACGGAAAATGTGCGGGAACCTATTCGCCTGCAAACTCTATTGGGGGACTGGAATGTAGTCAAAGATTTCTCCAAGAAAGCAAGATTTTTCATCACTGTCTATCTCCTGTTTCAATCCGCCATGCTAATTGGGTTTGCACTGGATTCTCAAGAGGTGACATTTATCAAACGAGTCCTATCTTTGTCCGACCGTGACTATGGGCTAATCGTAAGTTTAACGGGACTCGGGGCTTTGGGCGGTGCGTTTGTTTCTGCTTTGGTGGCCAAAAAAGTATCATTAAAATTTTATTTAGGAATAGGGATGCTTTTGACCTCTGTTGGATATGTAGCCTTTTATGCCTCTTACGACTTTTTTACTGCAACGGCTTCATTTGTATTCCTCGGCTTTTTCATGGCATTTGCCAATGCAGGATATGCGACATTTTTTCAAAACTCTGTTCCAGTCCATATCATGGGGAGATTCGCAAGTATCGCAGAGATGTTCCAAGGGATGGTGCAAATCGCCCTTACTCTTTTACTTGGCTTTACCGCTGAGGTGTTCTCTTTGCAACTTGTTTGCCTGATATTTTCTAGTGTTTCGACCGTTTTTGCATCTGTTTTATTAATTATCATTATAAGACCATCGAAAGCAAGCTATTTTAGAGAAGAAGTTTCCGTTTAA